In Sphingobacteriaceae bacterium, the following proteins share a genomic window:
- a CDS encoding FliA/WhiG family RNA polymerase sigma factor: protein MGAQQPASPGGGAVAVEAGPSLEQLWLNYKHKQDEAARQELISRHLHLVKYIASRMVVHLPPMVELDDLISYGVFGLLDAIEKFDYRRGVKFETYAYTRIKGAVLDGLRAMDWVPQSLRKQAKEVEAAYWQLYHQDGRPPTDEQVAQSLGMSQEEYSELSQRLSSTTVLSLEDVLGSGDDGDGSISLRDLLADPESPDPLAAVQLSEAKDRLAAAIAALPERDQLIISLYYYEGLTVKEIAEILELSASRISQIHTRAIMRLRAHMQAGKDGP from the coding sequence ATGGGAGCGCAGCAGCCTGCTTCTCCCGGAGGCGGCGCGGTGGCCGTGGAGGCCGGCCCGTCCCTGGAGCAGCTTTGGCTCAACTACAAGCACAAGCAGGACGAGGCGGCCCGGCAGGAGCTGATCAGCCGCCACCTGCACCTGGTCAAGTACATCGCCAGCCGCATGGTGGTGCACCTGCCCCCCATGGTGGAGTTGGACGACTTGATCAGCTACGGCGTTTTCGGCCTGCTGGACGCCATCGAGAAGTTCGACTACCGGCGGGGCGTGAAGTTTGAAACTTACGCCTACACCCGCATCAAGGGAGCCGTCCTGGACGGCCTGCGGGCCATGGACTGGGTGCCCCAGTCCCTGCGCAAGCAGGCCAAGGAGGTGGAGGCGGCCTACTGGCAGTTGTACCACCAGGACGGCCGGCCGCCCACCGACGAGCAGGTGGCCCAATCCCTGGGCATGAGCCAGGAGGAGTACAGTGAGCTTTCCCAGCGGCTCAGCTCCACTACCGTGCTCTCCTTGGAGGACGTGCTGGGCTCCGGCGACGACGGCGACGGGAGCATCTCCCTGCGGGATCTCCTGGCCGACCCCGAATCGCCCGACCCCCTGGCCGCCGTGCAGCTGTCGGAGGCCAAGGACCGGCTGGCGGCGGCCATCGCCGCCCTGCCCGAACGGGACCAGTTGATCATCAGCCTCTATTACTATGAAGGGCTCACGGTGAAGGAAATCGCCGAAATCCTGGAACTGTCGGCTTCCCGCATCTCCCAGATCCACACCCGGGCCATCATGCGGCTGCGGGCCCATATGCAGGCGGGGAAGGATGGCCCATGA